A window of the Streptomyces formicae genome harbors these coding sequences:
- a CDS encoding M48 family metallopeptidase, producing the protein MSADQPHSAESQQRSVTRLTPRSSATSAVEVRRSARRSRTVSAYREGDRTIVLIPARMSEAEEQRWVTVMLDKLAAQESKRTLGDAELTERAERLSEQYFDGRARPTSVRWVTNQNTRWGSCTPAEGSIRLSHRLQGMPEYVVDYVLVHELAHLLVPGHGPRFWRLLEAYPRTERARGYLEGVVAADRLPHLPAARGE; encoded by the coding sequence GTGTCCGCCGACCAACCGCACAGCGCCGAAAGCCAGCAGCGCAGCGTGACCCGACTTACGCCCCGTTCCTCCGCGACGAGCGCTGTCGAGGTCCGCAGAAGCGCCCGGCGCAGCAGAACGGTCTCCGCGTACCGGGAGGGCGACCGCACCATCGTGCTCATCCCGGCCCGCATGTCCGAGGCGGAGGAGCAGCGCTGGGTGACCGTGATGCTCGACAAGCTCGCGGCCCAGGAGAGCAAGCGCACCCTCGGGGACGCGGAACTGACGGAGCGCGCCGAGCGGTTGTCCGAGCAGTACTTCGACGGCCGCGCCCGGCCCACGTCGGTGCGCTGGGTGACCAATCAGAACACCCGCTGGGGGTCCTGCACCCCGGCGGAGGGCAGCATCCGTCTGTCCCACCGGCTCCAGGGCATGCCGGAGTACGTCGTCGACTACGTGCTGGTCCACGAGCTGGCCCACCTGCTGGTACCGGGGCACGGGCCGCGTTTCTGGCGGCTCCTGGAGGCGTATCCGCGCACCGAGCGGGCTCGCGGCTACCTCGAAGGCGTGGTTGCGGCGGACCGCCTTCCGCATCTCCCCGCCGCGCGCGGAGAGTGA
- a CDS encoding helix-turn-helix transcriptional regulator produces MPRLGAHPRRAVRGLLGAASLTTESIGRALRALREASGLTGDAVARRASMSAGKLSKIENGRTLPTVQDVDLILSALGVSDAVKEQFLTTARAEVTEATAWRLLRRMGPWKHQNTIKAIEAIEANTAALRLFQGQLIPGLLQTPEYATAVFSLPPALPDETRARTVAARMERQATLYEDGRSFYFVICEHVLRWLICEPVVMAVQLDRLVSLSRLPNVTVGVVPLAGRMPDFPMTCFSVHDDRLVIVETFHSEITTRDPRDIQTYVDTFERFADVALFGDDMRALVESIRDEFLPQQERT; encoded by the coding sequence ATACCGCGACTTGGCGCTCACCCGCGCCGTGCCGTTCGCGGCCTACTGGGAGCGGCATCACTGACCACGGAGTCGATCGGGAGAGCCCTGCGGGCACTGCGGGAAGCATCGGGACTGACCGGTGACGCGGTGGCCCGCAGGGCTTCCATGTCCGCAGGGAAGCTCTCGAAGATCGAGAACGGCCGGACCCTGCCCACCGTTCAGGACGTCGACCTGATCCTGTCCGCGCTCGGCGTCTCGGACGCAGTGAAGGAACAGTTCCTCACAACTGCCCGAGCCGAGGTCACCGAGGCCACAGCGTGGCGTCTGCTGCGCCGTATGGGCCCGTGGAAGCACCAGAACACCATCAAGGCCATCGAGGCCATCGAGGCCAACACAGCTGCTCTCAGGCTGTTTCAGGGGCAACTCATCCCCGGACTCCTCCAGACACCGGAGTACGCCACGGCGGTGTTCTCCCTGCCCCCAGCTTTGCCGGACGAGACCAGGGCTCGGACGGTGGCAGCGAGGATGGAGCGGCAGGCGACGCTCTACGAAGACGGCCGGTCGTTCTACTTCGTGATCTGTGAGCACGTCCTACGGTGGCTGATCTGTGAGCCAGTCGTGATGGCGGTACAACTTGATCGGCTCGTGTCCCTGTCCCGCCTTCCCAACGTGACCGTTGGGGTGGTGCCCCTGGCTGGTCGGATGCCGGACTTCCCCATGACGTGCTTCAGCGTCCACGATGACCGGCTTGTGATCGTCGAGACGTTCCACTCGGAGATCACGACACGGGACCCCAGGGACATACAGACGTACGTCGACACCTTCGAGCGGTTCGCCGACGTGGCGCTCTTCGGCGATGACATGCGCGCCCTGGTCGAGAGCATCCGAGACGAGTTCTTGCCTCAACAGGAAAGAACGTAG
- a CDS encoding ABC1 kinase family protein, translating into MSDLPRKAVTRTAKLAALPLGFAGRATWGLGKRIGGKSAEIVARELQQRTAEQLFKVLGELKGGAMKFGQAMSVFESALPEEIAGPYRAALTKLQDAAPPMPTSTVHEVLRERLGEDWRDLFLEFEDKPAAAASIGQVHRAVWHDGREVAVKVQYPGAGEALLSDLSQLSRFARLLGPLIPGMDIKPLITELRDRVSEELDYALEAQAQQEHAAEFDDDSDVVVPDVVHQGDQVLVTEWIDGIPLAEVISDGTQEQRDRAGQLLARFLFSGPARTGLLHADPHPGNFRLLPPADEDGGEGDEQGGEGWRLGVLDFGTVDRLPGGLPGTIGESLRMTLAGEAEAVYGLLCEEGFVRESMALDPDAVLEYLLPIIEPAEADTFTFTRSWMRNQVARIADPRSPAHQLGKQLNLPPAYLLIHRVTLSTIGVLCQLNATVRLRDELEAWLPGFLDEAEEAGDSAEAGGAGETDRDGLVVEV; encoded by the coding sequence ATGTCTGATCTTCCCCGGAAGGCGGTCACCCGTACCGCCAAGTTGGCCGCTCTGCCCCTGGGCTTCGCCGGCCGGGCCACCTGGGGCCTGGGCAAGCGGATCGGCGGCAAGTCCGCGGAGATCGTCGCGCGAGAGCTGCAACAGCGGACGGCGGAGCAGCTGTTCAAGGTGCTCGGCGAGCTCAAGGGTGGCGCGATGAAGTTCGGGCAGGCCATGTCCGTCTTCGAGTCGGCGCTGCCGGAGGAGATCGCGGGCCCGTACCGTGCCGCGCTGACCAAGCTCCAGGACGCCGCGCCCCCGATGCCGACGAGCACGGTCCACGAGGTGCTGAGGGAGCGGCTGGGCGAGGACTGGCGGGACCTCTTCCTGGAGTTCGAGGACAAGCCCGCGGCCGCCGCCTCGATCGGCCAGGTCCACCGGGCGGTCTGGCACGACGGGCGCGAGGTCGCGGTGAAGGTGCAGTACCCGGGCGCCGGTGAAGCGCTGCTGTCGGACCTCTCCCAGCTGAGCCGGTTCGCACGGCTGCTGGGCCCGCTGATTCCGGGGATGGACATCAAGCCCCTCATCACCGAACTCCGGGACCGGGTCTCGGAGGAGCTGGACTACGCGCTGGAGGCCCAGGCCCAGCAGGAGCATGCGGCGGAGTTCGACGACGATTCGGATGTGGTCGTGCCGGACGTGGTCCACCAGGGCGACCAGGTGCTGGTGACCGAGTGGATCGACGGTATACCGCTCGCCGAGGTGATCAGCGACGGCACCCAGGAGCAGCGGGACCGGGCGGGGCAGTTGCTGGCCCGCTTCCTCTTCTCCGGCCCCGCACGCACGGGTCTGCTCCACGCGGATCCGCACCCGGGGAACTTCCGGCTGCTTCCCCCGGCCGACGAGGACGGCGGGGAAGGGGACGAACAGGGCGGCGAGGGCTGGCGGCTCGGCGTGCTGGACTTCGGCACGGTCGACCGGCTCCCCGGCGGACTGCCCGGGACCATCGGGGAGTCCTTGCGGATGACCCTGGCGGGCGAGGCCGAGGCGGTCTACGGTCTGCTGTGCGAGGAGGGGTTCGTCAGGGAGTCGATGGCTCTCGACCCGGACGCGGTGCTCGAGTACCTGTTGCCGATCATCGAGCCGGCCGAGGCAGACACCTTCACCTTCACACGAAGCTGGATGCGCAACCAGGTGGCTCGGATCGCCGACCCCCGCTCCCCCGCACACCAGTTGGGCAAGCAGCTCAATCTGCCGCCTGCGTATCTGCTGATCCATCGAGTGACGCTGAGCACCATCGGCGTGCTCTGCCAGCTGAACGCGACGGTGCGGCTCCGCGATGAGCTGGAGGCCTGGCTGCCGGGCTTCCTGGACGAGGCCGAGGAGGCCGGGGACTCCGCGGAAGCCGGGGGAGCCGGGGAGACGGACAGGGACGGCCTGGTCGTGGAGGTCTGA
- a CDS encoding DUF6879 family protein, which yields MLSGEEFGRLFETFERTAFRLETLDVYDVEEEQDEIARFLAGEDMGPEWDDNPWVRSMTDKGKSVSRVHVLRSPLTDYLRYELSAYRGNIKAGESIGIIDLAGQEVTGLPDHDFWLFDDRDVYRMHYTPEGKFIGGELLSAEQLAEYQGYRDLALTRAVPFAAYWERHH from the coding sequence GTGCTCAGCGGTGAGGAGTTCGGCCGTCTCTTCGAGACCTTCGAGCGGACCGCGTTCCGGCTGGAGACGCTCGACGTGTACGACGTGGAAGAGGAGCAGGACGAGATCGCACGGTTCCTCGCGGGCGAGGACATGGGGCCGGAGTGGGACGACAACCCATGGGTGCGCTCGATGACCGACAAGGGCAAGAGCGTGTCCCGCGTTCACGTCCTGCGCTCTCCCTTGACTGACTACCTGCGTTACGAGCTGTCGGCTTACCGCGGCAACATCAAGGCAGGGGAGTCCATCGGGATCATCGACCTTGCCGGGCAGGAGGTGACCGGCCTGCCCGATCACGACTTCTGGCTCTTCGACGACCGCGACGTGTACCGCATGCACTACACCCCCGAGGGCAAGTTCATCGGCGGCGAACTCCTGTCTGCCGAACAGCTCGCGGAGTACCAGGGATACCGCGACTTGGCGCTCACCCGCGCCGTGCCGTTCGCGGCCTACTGGGAGCGGCATCACTGA
- a CDS encoding recombinase family protein, whose amino-acid sequence MTTNTITGQLIGYARVSTDDQEAQLQRDALTAAGCARIFEDKASGKNTNRPELTAALDYARPGDTLCVWKLDRFARSLIDLVTMVDTLRERGIGFKVLTGALANIDPGTADGRLMLQVVGAMAEFERSLIKERTRAGLDAAKAQGRTGGRPTVVDEDVLTVARARKAKGESVSAIAKALGISRATLYRHLGESA is encoded by the coding sequence GTGACGACGAACACGATCACCGGTCAGCTCATCGGATACGCCCGCGTCTCCACCGATGACCAGGAAGCACAGCTCCAGCGCGACGCACTGACGGCCGCTGGCTGCGCCCGGATCTTCGAGGACAAGGCATCGGGCAAGAACACCAACCGGCCAGAGCTCACGGCCGCACTGGACTACGCCAGACCCGGCGACACCCTGTGCGTGTGGAAGCTGGACCGGTTCGCCCGTTCCCTCATCGACCTTGTGACCATGGTCGACACCCTTCGAGAGCGAGGCATCGGGTTCAAGGTGCTCACGGGTGCACTGGCCAACATCGACCCTGGTACGGCCGATGGCCGTCTCATGCTTCAGGTGGTCGGGGCTATGGCGGAGTTTGAGCGCAGCCTCATCAAGGAGCGCACCCGCGCAGGACTCGACGCAGCCAAGGCGCAGGGGCGTACCGGCGGACGGCCGACTGTGGTCGATGAGGACGTGCTCACCGTAGCCCGTGCGAGGAAGGCCAAGGGCGAGAGCGTGAGCGCCATCGCCAAGGCTCTCGGGATCTCCCGAGCCACGCTCTACCGCCACCTTGGAGAGAGCGCCTGA
- a CDS encoding recombinase family protein, protein MSDKPRALGVVRLSVGNENQTGEETQRTRISKRADAEEMELVDFAVDIDVSASISPWVRPSLGDWLNNKKDQFDHIIILKIDRIARSVRHLSDIIEWCEANGKGLISCEEGFDLSKPWGKTIAKILAVVAEAELDAIKARNKASRETMRKAGRWPGGLVPFGRRAVKGDAGFTLELDPEYGPTLIEMIRRFIEKPSFSAVADWLNEQGVPTAQDIARIRAAAGESTTRLADPKPRGARWTPTTVQAVLVSRSLLGEYVRANGAVVRNDDGTPVMRSEPVLNEEEWAKLSEAVASVKYKKQKGSTSPTVGVTFCMLCDSSLYFVKGDPAKGKRERYRCHGNKSKGIQACPKQRFWAEDLYPWLESALLGEIGHLERMESKTTIDDRRAAKLAVIDGRMNQLLKELQQGEISAVAYGSQVASLAQDREKVTSQEGPKPVTVWTGTGEGYAEWWERSSVDERREWLKKHKVKAYFGHDVLAIDPGDLIENIKQQGITYWDVPSKSSQVLSPITPISLHGKPYEKPKPLTGVEWEIVSRWEDFEAERTAQRAKGQEETQGTGEAAVVPASA, encoded by the coding sequence GTGAGCGACAAGCCCAGGGCGCTTGGCGTGGTCCGTCTGTCTGTAGGCAACGAGAACCAGACCGGCGAGGAAACGCAGCGGACCCGCATCAGCAAGCGGGCCGACGCGGAGGAAATGGAGCTGGTCGACTTTGCGGTCGACATCGACGTATCGGCGTCCATCTCGCCGTGGGTGCGCCCGTCCCTGGGGGACTGGCTCAACAACAAGAAGGATCAGTTCGACCACATCATCATCCTGAAGATCGACCGCATCGCGCGGTCGGTCCGCCACCTCTCGGACATCATCGAGTGGTGCGAGGCGAACGGTAAGGGCCTCATCTCCTGCGAGGAGGGATTCGACCTCTCGAAGCCGTGGGGCAAGACGATCGCCAAGATCCTGGCCGTGGTCGCAGAGGCCGAGTTGGACGCCATCAAGGCCCGCAACAAGGCTTCCCGGGAGACCATGCGGAAGGCCGGTCGTTGGCCGGGTGGCCTTGTTCCGTTCGGACGCAGAGCGGTGAAGGGCGACGCAGGCTTCACCCTCGAACTCGACCCCGAGTACGGCCCGACGCTGATCGAGATGATCCGGCGCTTCATCGAGAAGCCGAGCTTCTCGGCCGTCGCCGACTGGCTGAACGAGCAAGGCGTGCCCACGGCTCAGGACATCGCTCGCATCCGTGCGGCGGCAGGCGAGAGCACAACTCGGCTGGCGGACCCGAAGCCTCGGGGAGCCAGGTGGACACCGACCACAGTGCAAGCCGTACTGGTCAGCCGCTCTCTGCTCGGGGAATACGTGCGCGCCAATGGCGCCGTTGTCCGCAACGACGACGGCACACCCGTCATGCGGTCTGAGCCGGTGCTGAACGAGGAGGAGTGGGCGAAGCTGTCGGAAGCTGTCGCCTCGGTCAAGTACAAGAAGCAGAAGGGCTCTACGTCGCCGACGGTGGGTGTGACGTTCTGCATGCTGTGCGACAGCTCTCTGTACTTCGTGAAGGGCGACCCGGCCAAGGGCAAGCGGGAGCGGTACCGCTGTCACGGCAACAAGAGCAAGGGCATCCAGGCATGCCCGAAGCAGAGGTTCTGGGCAGAGGACTTGTACCCCTGGCTGGAGTCGGCCTTGTTGGGCGAGATCGGCCACCTGGAACGGATGGAGTCGAAAACGACCATCGACGACAGACGTGCGGCGAAGCTCGCCGTGATCGACGGCAGGATGAACCAGCTTCTGAAGGAACTTCAGCAGGGCGAGATCAGCGCCGTCGCGTACGGCTCGCAAGTTGCCAGCCTTGCCCAGGACCGGGAGAAGGTCACCAGTCAGGAGGGGCCGAAGCCGGTGACCGTATGGACGGGTACGGGCGAGGGCTACGCGGAGTGGTGGGAGCGTTCGAGCGTCGACGAACGGCGCGAGTGGCTGAAGAAGCACAAGGTCAAGGCGTACTTCGGACATGACGTCCTGGCCATCGATCCCGGCGACCTGATCGAGAACATCAAGCAGCAGGGCATCACGTACTGGGATGTGCCCTCCAAGTCTTCTCAGGTGCTCTCACCGATCACGCCGATCTCCTTGCACGGAAAGCCGTACGAGAAGCCGAAGCCGCTCACGGGTGTGGAGTGGGAGATCGTCAGCCGCTGGGAGGACTTCGAAGCGGAGCGGACAGCACAGCGGGCGAAGGGCCAGGAGGAAACCCAGGGAACAGGGGAAGCCGCGGTGGTTCCGGCGTCCGCCTGA
- a CDS encoding ATP-dependent DNA helicase UvrD2, with amino-acid sequence MTAATHSTLFPQVPVSADAVLDGLDPEQREVATALAGPVCVLAGAGTGKTRAITHRIAYGVRAGIIQPASVLAVTFTNRAAGEMRGRLRQLGAGGVQARTFHSAALRQLQYFWPKAVGGELPRLLERKIQLVAEAAARCRFRLDRNELRDVTSEIEWAKVTQTVPADYPAAVAKSLRDAPRDPAEIGQIYAMYEQLKRDRSVIDFEDVLLLTVGILQDRHDIADQIRRQYQHFVVDEYQDVSPLQQRLLELWLGDRDSLCVVGDASQTIYSFTGATPDHLLNFRTRHPNATVVKLVRDYRSTPQVVHLANGLLSQARGRAAEHRLELVSQRDPGPDPAYTEYADEPAEAEGTARRIRDLIAAGVPAGEIAVLYRVNAQSEVYEQALADAGVPYQLRGAERFFERAEVREAGVALRGAARAGGNDPLLDDAGDLASQVRAVLSTKGWTSEPPAGSGAVRDRWESLASLVRLAEDFARVKPEATLADLVAELDERAAAQHAPTVQGVTLASLHSAKGLEWDAVFLVGLTEGMMPITYAKTDEQVEEERRLLYVGVTRARLHLSLSWALSRSPGGRASRRPTRFLAGLRPGSTAPGAGRAGGAGGVERGAAAGGRRKRRGPVVCRVCGKTLTDAGEMKLMRCEDCPSDMDEALYERLREWRSEQAKELGQPAYCVFTDKTLMAIAEAVPGSEGELAGISGVGGRKLERFGTDVLAICAGQEVGGGDEED; translated from the coding sequence GTGACAGCAGCAACGCACTCCACTCTCTTCCCTCAGGTCCCCGTGTCCGCGGACGCGGTGCTCGACGGGCTCGACCCCGAGCAGCGCGAGGTCGCGACCGCGCTCGCCGGACCGGTGTGCGTCCTGGCCGGCGCCGGTACGGGCAAGACTCGGGCGATCACCCACCGCATCGCCTACGGAGTGCGCGCCGGGATAATCCAGCCGGCGAGTGTGCTGGCCGTCACGTTCACCAACCGCGCCGCGGGGGAGATGCGCGGGCGGCTGCGGCAGCTCGGTGCGGGCGGGGTGCAGGCCCGCACGTTCCACTCGGCCGCCCTGCGCCAGCTCCAGTACTTCTGGCCGAAAGCCGTCGGCGGCGAGCTGCCGAGGCTGTTGGAGCGGAAGATCCAGCTGGTCGCCGAGGCCGCCGCACGCTGCCGGTTCCGGCTCGACCGCAATGAGCTCAGGGACGTGACCAGCGAGATCGAGTGGGCCAAGGTCACCCAGACGGTGCCCGCCGACTATCCGGCGGCGGTCGCCAAGTCGCTGCGGGACGCCCCCCGCGACCCGGCGGAGATCGGCCAGATCTACGCGATGTACGAGCAGCTGAAGCGCGACCGCTCGGTGATCGACTTCGAGGACGTCCTGCTCCTCACGGTCGGCATCCTCCAGGACCGCCACGACATCGCCGACCAGATCCGCCGCCAGTACCAGCACTTCGTGGTGGACGAGTACCAGGACGTGTCACCGCTCCAGCAGCGGCTGCTGGAGCTCTGGCTCGGCGACCGCGACAGCCTGTGCGTCGTCGGCGACGCCAGCCAGACGATCTACTCCTTCACCGGAGCCACCCCCGACCACCTGCTGAACTTCCGCACCCGCCACCCCAACGCCACCGTGGTGAAGCTGGTCCGTGACTACCGCTCGACCCCGCAGGTCGTCCATCTGGCCAACGGTCTGCTCAGCCAGGCGCGCGGCCGCGCCGCCGAGCACCGGCTCGAACTGGTCTCGCAGCGCGACCCCGGCCCCGACCCGGCCTATACGGAGTACGCGGACGAGCCGGCGGAGGCCGAAGGCACCGCCCGGCGGATCCGGGACCTGATCGCGGCCGGTGTCCCGGCCGGCGAGATCGCGGTGCTCTACCGGGTCAACGCACAGTCCGAGGTCTACGAGCAGGCGCTCGCCGACGCGGGCGTGCCGTACCAGCTGCGCGGCGCCGAGCGCTTCTTCGAGCGTGCGGAGGTACGGGAGGCCGGGGTCGCCCTGCGCGGCGCCGCCCGGGCCGGGGGGAACGACCCCCTGCTGGACGATGCCGGTGACCTGGCGTCGCAGGTGCGTGCGGTCCTCTCGACGAAGGGCTGGACGAGCGAGCCCCCCGCGGGTTCCGGCGCGGTGCGGGACCGCTGGGAGTCCCTGGCCTCCCTGGTCCGGCTCGCCGAGGACTTCGCGCGCGTCAAGCCGGAGGCGACCCTCGCCGATCTCGTCGCGGAGCTCGACGAGCGGGCGGCCGCCCAGCACGCCCCGACCGTCCAGGGCGTCACGCTCGCGTCGCTCCACTCGGCGAAGGGCCTGGAGTGGGATGCCGTGTTCCTGGTCGGCCTCACCGAGGGCATGATGCCGATCACCTACGCGAAGACCGACGAGCAGGTCGAGGAGGAGCGACGGCTGCTCTATGTGGGGGTCACCCGCGCCCGGCTGCATCTGTCGCTCTCCTGGGCGCTGTCCCGGTCGCCCGGCGGCCGGGCCTCCCGGCGGCCCACCCGCTTCCTGGCCGGACTGCGGCCGGGCTCCACCGCGCCCGGGGCGGGCCGTGCGGGCGGTGCGGGAGGCGTCGAGCGTGGCGCCGCCGCCGGCGGCCGGCGCAAGCGGCGCGGTCCGGTGGTGTGCCGGGTCTGCGGGAAGACCCTCACCGATGCCGGCGAGATGAAGCTGATGCGGTGTGAGGACTGCCCCTCGGACATGGACGAGGCGCTGTACGAGCGGCTTCGTGAGTGGCGCTCGGAGCAGGCCAAGGAGTTGGGCCAGCCGGCCTACTGCGTCTTCACCGACAAGACGCTCATGGCGATCGCCGAGGCCGTGCCCGGAAGCGAGGGCGAGCTCGCCGGGATCTCCGGCGTCGGCGGGCGGAAGCTGGAGCGGTTCGGCACCGACGTTCTGGCCATCTGCGCAGGCCAGGAGGTTGGCGGGGGTGACGAGGAGGACTGA
- a CDS encoding ThiF family adenylyltransferase, with protein sequence MHPMVKPALRRAWRDRQYVQFGATPAHAVVVGPVDTATGSLMSLFDGTRGLPLLREEARSMGLPEGQVDTLLGRLTKAGLVDDATGGGPAADALRQRAGALDRLRPDLASLSVVHPEPGGAVARLAARGAMRVQIRGAGRVGAVVAAVLAASGVGKVEVLDGGLTEPWDVAPGGLPAEAVGERRAGAAEQLVRRSAPGRVPRAPRRPPGGPPLDEPPLSLVIVAPRDGLAAYAPDPAASGEWIATGTPHLHAGVVEATGVVGPLVLPGGSACAGCLELARAERDPAWPRMLAQWRSSHRGSTAGPCDLGLATAVAGLAAAHALAFLDGELPASTGARWEASLPLLDWRSSPVRAHRDCTCGAAGQTEGERASGAGTPQDTMAG encoded by the coding sequence ATGCATCCGATGGTGAAGCCCGCGCTGCGGCGCGCCTGGCGGGACCGCCAGTATGTGCAGTTCGGCGCGACGCCTGCGCACGCGGTCGTGGTCGGGCCGGTGGACACGGCGACCGGGAGTCTGATGTCACTGTTCGACGGGACACGAGGGCTGCCCCTGCTCCGGGAGGAGGCCAGATCCATGGGGTTGCCCGAGGGCCAGGTGGACACGCTGCTCGGACGGTTGACGAAGGCGGGGCTGGTCGACGACGCGACGGGCGGCGGGCCGGCGGCCGATGCGTTACGGCAGCGGGCCGGCGCGCTCGACCGGCTGCGCCCGGACCTGGCCTCGCTCTCCGTCGTCCATCCGGAACCGGGAGGCGCAGTGGCCCGGTTGGCCGCCCGGGGCGCGATGCGGGTGCAGATCCGGGGCGCGGGCCGGGTCGGGGCGGTGGTCGCGGCGGTGCTGGCCGCCTCGGGTGTGGGGAAGGTGGAGGTGCTGGACGGAGGGCTGACGGAGCCCTGGGACGTGGCGCCCGGCGGGCTTCCCGCAGAGGCGGTGGGCGAGCGCCGGGCCGGTGCGGCGGAGCAGCTGGTGCGGCGGTCCGCCCCGGGCAGGGTGCCCCGGGCGCCACGACGGCCACCCGGAGGGCCGCCGTTGGACGAGCCCCCGCTCTCCCTGGTGATCGTCGCACCACGGGACGGCCTCGCGGCCTACGCTCCCGACCCGGCGGCCTCCGGGGAGTGGATCGCCACCGGTACTCCCCATCTCCATGCGGGGGTTGTGGAGGCCACCGGCGTGGTCGGACCGCTGGTGCTGCCGGGCGGCAGTGCCTGTGCGGGATGTCTGGAGCTGGCCAGGGCCGAGCGGGACCCTGCGTGGCCGAGGATGCTGGCGCAGTGGCGCTCGAGCCACCGCGGGAGCACCGCCGGGCCCTGTGATCTGGGGCTCGCCACCGCGGTCGCGGGGCTGGCAGCGGCGCATGCGCTGGCGTTCCTGGACGGTGAACTGCCCGCGAGCACAGGAGCGCGGTGGGAGGCGTCGCTGCCACTGCTCGACTGGCGTTCCTCGCCGGTCAGGGCCCATCGCGACTGTACCTGCGGTGCCGCTGGGCAGACTGAGGGGGAGCGCGCCTCGGGGGCCGGGACGCCGCAGGACACAATGGCCGGGTAA
- a CDS encoding mycoredoxin: MQGSLTMYSTTWCGYCRRLKSQLEREGISYVEVNIEEDPQSAAFVEKANGGNQTVPTVRVVPSGGGDEVVMTNPSLAQVKQALGV; this comes from the coding sequence ATGCAGGGATCTCTGACGATGTACAGCACGACCTGGTGCGGCTACTGCCGGCGGCTGAAGAGCCAGCTCGAGCGGGAAGGCATCTCGTACGTCGAGGTCAACATCGAGGAGGACCCGCAGTCCGCGGCCTTCGTCGAGAAGGCCAACGGTGGCAACCAGACGGTTCCCACTGTTCGAGTAGTTCCCTCCGGCGGTGGCGACGAGGTTGTCATGACGAACCCGAGCCTTGCCCAGGTGAAGCAGGCGCTCGGCGTCTGA
- a CDS encoding helix-turn-helix domain-containing protein, whose amino-acid sequence MKHAEKLVGVAMALYADYETGENVCPSNGTIARELGYGGKAPEQTVNKIVGRLRKAGWLTKTGKVPDGPVIYRLTLPKQGGMAEEPYNLHTFKSDGGRREEPAAKSKPVGGERPPVGGRQGEDEERKQPAKGGRVSGPQKEDEGRRRG is encoded by the coding sequence ATGAAGCACGCAGAGAAGTTGGTCGGCGTCGCCATGGCGTTGTACGCGGACTACGAGACAGGCGAGAACGTGTGCCCGTCGAACGGGACGATCGCCAGGGAACTCGGTTACGGCGGGAAGGCTCCAGAGCAGACGGTCAACAAGATCGTGGGCAGGCTACGTAAGGCTGGCTGGCTCACGAAGACCGGCAAGGTGCCGGATGGTCCAGTGATCTACCGACTCACCTTGCCGAAGCAGGGGGGTATGGCTGAGGAGCCTTACAACCTACATACCTTCAAGAGCGACGGCGGTAGGAGAGAGGAGCCAGCGGCGAAGAGCAAGCCGGTAGGCGGAGAGCGGCCCCCCGTAGGGGGCCGACAGGGCGAAGACGAAGAGCGCAAGCAGCCGGCGAAGGGGGGCCGCGTAAGCGGCCCCCAGAAGGAAGACGAAGGAAGACGAAGGGGCTGA
- a CDS encoding WhiB family transcriptional regulator — MQLEAHAPSVPPSETIPPPGLTEDSTLTPLTALTALDDAIENLGVPVPCRSNDPEVFFAESPADVEYAKSLCRTCPLVEACLAGAKERREPWGVWGGELFVQGVVVARKRPRGRPRKNPVAA; from the coding sequence GTGCAACTCGAAGCGCACGCCCCGTCCGTACCGCCTTCCGAAACGATCCCCCCGCCCGGCCTCACGGAGGACTCCACCTTGACTCCGCTCACCGCGCTGACCGCGCTCGACGACGCCATCGAGAACCTCGGCGTGCCCGTCCCCTGCCGTTCCAACGACCCGGAGGTCTTCTTCGCGGAGTCGCCGGCCGATGTCGAGTACGCCAAGTCCCTCTGCCGGACCTGCCCGCTGGTCGAGGCCTGCCTCGCCGGCGCCAAGGAACGGCGTGAGCCGTGGGGCGTCTGGGGCGGAGAGCTTTTCGTCCAGGGCGTCGTCGTCGCCCGGAAGCGGCCGCGTGGCCGCCCGCGCAAGAACCCGGTCGCGGCATGA